From a single Portunus trituberculatus isolate SZX2019 chromosome 15, ASM1759143v1, whole genome shotgun sequence genomic region:
- the LOC123504294 gene encoding CDP-diacylglycerol--inositol 3-phosphatidyltransferase-like has protein sequence MAENIFIFVPNLIGYGRIILALLSFYYMPTNHIMAASMYILSGFLDAFDGHAARALNQATKFGAMLDMLTDRCGTMCLLVTLSHFYPQYMFLFQVSMTIDISCHWLHLHTTLLAGRKSHKGEDSNTNPILRIYYTSKVVLFFMCAGNELFYSSLYLLHFTEGPIIAGVGLWRILSYGLLPVGVLKSVLALMQGYSAALSLGEIDVLERQESQKTK, from the exons ATGGCTGAGAACATATTCATCTTCGTCCCTAACCTTATTG GTTATGGCCGTATCATCCTGGCATTGTTGTCATTCTACTACATGCCAACGAATCACATCATGGCTGCCTCCATGTATATTCTCTCAGGATTCTTGGACGCTTTTGATGGTCATGCTGCAAGAGCACTTAATCAAG ccaCAAAGTTTGGAGCGATGTTGGACATGCTGACAGACCGCTGTGGGACTATGTGTCTCTTGGTGACCCTGAGCCACTTTTATCCTCAGTATATGTTCCTCTTCCAAGTTTCTATGACCATTGACATATCTTGTCACTGGTTGCACCTCCATAC AACTCTCCTGGCAGGTCGCAAAAGCCACAAAGGAGAGGATTCCAACACCAATCCCATCTTACGTATCTACTACACGTCTAAGGTTGTTCTGTTCTTCATGTGTGCTGGTAATGAATTATTCTATTCATCTTTGTACCTCTTACATTTTACAGAGGGACCAATTATTGCTGGTGTTGGATTGTGGCGTATATTGTCATATGGGCTTCTGCCTGTTGGGGTACTCAAGTCAGTTTTGGCACTTATGCAGGGGTACAGTGCAGCCCTAAGTCTTGGAGAGATAGATGTACTGGAACGTCAAGAAAGTCAGAAGACCAAGTAA